The region TAATGCCAGAATAATTGGCGATAATAGAGAAGAGAATAGCCCCGGCTTGGACTTGGGCCAATAGCGTCCGTATGAAGTGGAAAGGGTCTAGGGAGAAGGGGATACCCTTCCTCGGCGACTCCTTCCTCTTTTTTGTGCCCGTCGAAGAGTGGGGTTTACTATTTTTGTATGGTGCAAATCTGGTGACAAACTGCATGTGACTTGGTGCTATTGGCTGGAAATACTAGGATGGCTATATGTTAAAAATGCAGTATTTATGGACTCTGTGAGATCAAGTTGCATTCAAAATAATATATCGCCAAAGACTTAGGGTCTGGTGGGGTAATCCAGACACAAAAGATTTACCGCTACCCCTCCGGAAGGTTGGAGAATTGCATCGCGCCATTGAATCCCGCAAGCTTCCTTAATCTCCGCAAGCATGATGAATCCTTCGCGTAGGCCTTGCGCCTCTGCAGGTATATTCGCCGGCAACTCGATCATGCTTACCATAGGTGGGGTTACAAAACCTAAGTCTATCAGGAGCCCCCATCCCCATGCCACTTGCTGATAGCCGGTTAGCTCATGTATCTGTCCTGATACCACAGCCGCATACATTTCCGGGAGAGTGCGAAATTCCTTCACATCCTTTTTGTGGAAGTCGTGATACATAATGTACCCCTTGGAGTCCCGCCACAATGCCTCAGAAGGCCTTCCCTCCTCATGTCCGGGGAGGATATAGATGTATCAATACATCGGATATTTAAGGTTTGTGGCCTGGCCTCTCATGTCAGCCGGCTAGTTTGGTGGTTTCATGCTCTGAGAGGAGCGCTTGCCTCGGCTGCTCCAGGCGGTACTTCTCACAAGCTGCGCGGCATACCCCGTAAGAGGCTGTCTTTTCGCAGACCAGTTGTGTACGTAGTGTTTCGGCGGCAACAACCTTTCCCGCCCCGGTACCTTCCGATACCAGGATGTCAGATTTGCAGCTTGTGCGCTACATGGGTAGGGGGAATTTCCTGACATTCCTACGGCTTAAATTAGGAAATTACTTGACTCCTTACAATTTAAGGTGGCGGGAAATAGGTTAAGAGATGTCGGGCTGTGTCTAAAAAAGTGTTTTATGGTGTCGATAAAAATAAAAGAATAATCTATAGAGGGAGACTGTAATATGATCGAGAGGTTACTGAAACAGGAATATGGCTTTGCCTCCCCTATGCGGGGGGGGGGGGGTAACCCCTTACTGATCTATAAATGCCTGGATCAAATGACAATCCACTTCCCCACCACCTCATCATCCTATGATACTCATATCCCCTTATGCCTGCATAGTCATGCCGGGGAACATATCCTATCATGGCCGCTACAGAAGATGGATGATGCATCCCCTCCGGGGCCTTTCTACTATGGATCAGGCATTTCTCCGCCATCATATAGCGTGTATACCTGTACATTTCATATCTAGCCACATAGCTATGTCCGATACAAGAAGCGATTGCTCCCGCGTCGCTTAGTATCCCTAGTACATTTCGTACTCCAGCTACCAGCGATAATAGGGCGATAAAGCATATATAAAAGACCTGATTATCATCGTAGCAGATATATGTATGACAGCAAAATATGGCGGAGGTGTTAGCGATCATGAAGTGGTTTATGAATCTGCGAATGAGGTCCAAGATCATCGTTTTAGTAGTTTTACTTCTCGTGGCTATGGTATCGATGGGTATATTCGCCGTAATGAAACTGCACGCAATCAGCCGCAATATCAGGGATATTGCCCATAACTCACTGCCCAAGACTAAGTATGCTGGCGAACTGAGGGCGCATGCCTCCGATCTTAGACGTCATGTGCTCCAACACATCATCTCCTCCTCCGAAGAGGAATTCCGTCAATATGAGAGCAATCTCCAAGCGGATAAAGACTTGTTTGAAGCCGACCTCAAGTCGTTGGGAACGCTTCTTCTGACGGATGAAGGGAAAAGATCATATTCTGCCATCGAGAAGGACTGGCAGGAGTATGTTAGAATGACCGAGGAGACCATATCACTATCAAGGCAGATGAGGAAGGATGAAGCCCTTCAGCTAGCCCGCGGGCGCACCAAGGAGGCTGGGGACAATCTGGTCAAGTCGCTCGACAAGATCATTTCCCAAGTAGATAGCCATTCGAATAGTGTCGTGCTTGCCGCCCAAGCCACTGAAGCGGCTGCGCGAAACACTGTCATTGTAATTGTTACTGTTTCCACGGTGCTAGGCCTTCTGATGGGTCTCTTTATGGCCAAGGCCATCTCCGATCCTATCCAAAAGCTGGTTGCCGTGGCTCAGAAGGCGGCGCACGGCGATCTGACAGAAGAGGTTCACGCACGATCTACTGATGAAATCGGGATTCTCGCTAGAGCTTTCGGGGACATGATGACAAGCCTGAGGACCCTTATCGGCGAGGTTACCAATTCGGCCCAGCAGGTAGCCTCCACGAGCGAGGAGCTCTCCGCTAGTGCCGAGGAATCTGCAAAGGCGGCCCAGCAGATCTCGGAGACAGTGCAGCAGGTGGCATCAGGCGCCCAGGAGCAGAGCCAGAGTGTGGCAAACAGTGCATCATCGGTCGAACAACTCACCCAGGCCATAACCCAGGTGGCCAAAGGCGCTGAAACTCAGATGAACAGCATCCAGGCGGCATCCAATATCATGAGGGAAACAGATGAGTCCTTAAACGAAGTACTGGGCATGCTCGAAAAAGTGGGGGCGGCATCAAGTAAAAATGCCGGATCGGCTGCTAAAGGTAGTGATTCCGTCAGGAATGTGATAGCGAGCATGGAGAGGATAAGGGGCACCACAAGCGACATTGCAGAAAGGATAAGAGAGCTTGACTCACATTCCCGTGAGATCGGCAGGATCCTTGAAGTCATAGATGACATAGCAGAACAGACGAACCTTCTTGCACTCAACGCTGCCATAGAGGCTGCAA is a window of Bacillota bacterium DNA encoding:
- a CDS encoding methyl-accepting chemotaxis protein, producing the protein MKWFMNLRMRSKIIVLVVLLLVAMVSMGIFAVMKLHAISRNIRDIAHNSLPKTKYAGELRAHASDLRRHVLQHIISSSEEEFRQYESNLQADKDLFEADLKSLGTLLLTDEGKRSYSAIEKDWQEYVRMTEETISLSRQMRKDEALQLARGRTKEAGDNLVKSLDKIISQVDSHSNSVVLAAQATEAAARNTVIVIVTVSTVLGLLMGLFMAKAISDPIQKLVAVAQKAAHGDLTEEVHARSTDEIGILARAFGDMMTSLRTLIGEVTNSAQQVASTSEELSASAEESAKAAQQISETVQQVASGAQEQSQSVANSASSVEQLTQAITQVAKGAETQMNSIQAASNIMRETDESLNEVLGMLEKVGAASSKNAGSAAKGSDSVRNVIASMERIRGTTSDIAERIRELDSHSREIGRILEVIDDIAEQTNLLALNAAIEAARAGEHGRGFAVVADEVRKLAEHSSRETKAIADLIERVKQATQKAVAAIDAGAKEVETGSAVAQEAGSALDEIYEGASGAEKLVGDLISSANSLKEAALSVGKAINEIVSIAEENTAATEEMSASAEEVKKSIHNVAAVSEESAAAAEEVSASTEEVNASIQEMSASAESLAEMAQKLQELVGKFKV